A stretch of Halogeometricum sp. S1BR25-6 DNA encodes these proteins:
- a CDS encoding MFS transporter, translating to MSTKNSLTTSIPWRSSTLQVVLLTTFIAPFSIALISPGLPVFRDAFSLTDPAASLLLSTIVIPGIFLSPLVGLLTDRVGRRRVLLSSLVLWSLAGGFIALAPPFWLVLTLRLVQGIALAGLGITTITLISDVFEGVQRNAVFGVNTAILSMGAAAFPVVGGALVAVSWNAPFAMFLLGLPVALFALIVLDEPSGKRETQSSLYVRRVISALSAREAIIFYGSALIIDLLLFGAVFTALPFLLKANFGLSAILIGLVLTMGEVASIVAATQNGRLSQHSTDPRIIAVGFVATALGLGGVWFATSPVLIAISTVGFGAGWGLTLPSIDAGVSDLVRTEYRAGALSLRGSASSIGRAGGPIAFTTLSLQFGYRSLLLSAGIIALGFGVLVFALE from the coding sequence CGTTCATCGCTCCGTTCAGCATCGCACTCATCAGTCCGGGATTACCCGTTTTTCGGGATGCGTTCTCCCTCACCGATCCAGCAGCGAGCCTCCTGCTGTCGACGATAGTAATTCCTGGAATTTTCCTCTCACCACTCGTTGGTCTACTCACTGATCGGGTGGGGCGACGGCGTGTCCTTCTGTCGAGTCTCGTGCTGTGGAGCCTTGCTGGCGGTTTTATTGCCCTCGCGCCTCCGTTCTGGCTCGTTCTGACACTCCGGCTCGTTCAGGGCATAGCACTGGCGGGGCTCGGGATTACCACGATCACGCTGATTAGCGACGTGTTCGAAGGTGTCCAACGAAACGCCGTGTTCGGTGTTAATACGGCGATTCTTTCGATGGGAGCAGCTGCATTTCCAGTCGTCGGGGGTGCGCTCGTCGCTGTATCGTGGAACGCTCCCTTCGCCATGTTTCTCCTCGGGTTGCCGGTGGCGCTCTTCGCACTGATCGTACTGGACGAACCGTCAGGGAAGCGGGAAACACAGAGTTCGCTGTATGTCCGTCGGGTCATCTCGGCCCTTTCCGCCCGAGAGGCCATAATTTTCTATGGCTCGGCGTTGATAATCGATCTACTGCTGTTTGGCGCTGTCTTCACCGCTCTTCCATTTCTACTGAAAGCCAACTTCGGCCTGTCAGCCATTCTCATCGGCCTCGTCCTTACAATGGGAGAGGTGGCATCTATTGTGGCTGCCACCCAGAATGGCCGACTCTCCCAACACTCCACAGACCCCCGCATTATCGCAGTTGGGTTTGTGGCTACAGCTCTGGGTCTGGGTGGTGTCTGGTTCGCCACATCACCTGTGTTGATTGCGATTTCGACGGTTGGTTTCGGTGCTGGGTGGGGGTTGACCTTACCATCGATAGATGCCGGAGTGAGTGACCTCGTACGGACAGAGTACCGGGCAGGGGCGCTGAGTCTCCGAGGGAGTGCGAGTTCGATTGGTCGGGCGGGCGGGCCTATCGCGTTCACCACCCTCTCTCTTCAGTTCGGGTACCGTAGCCTGCTTCTCTCTGCGGGAATCATCGCGCTCGGATTCGGAGTGCTGGTTTTCGCTCTGGAGTGA
- a CDS encoding alpha/beta fold hydrolase: METVTSADGTLIAFERTGSGPPVVLVHGMGFDHTFWDLSSVRSALAAHYTVYAIDRRGRGGSGDTDEYDLECELEDVAAVVESIDEPVTLLGHSFGAVVALNAADRIDTLQGLVLYEPGISFEEGFPVMEQLLGTIRPLITDGEKEQALLTLLNTVRMPEPSVKELRSGANWQELVDAADTLPREFEQLIEYEFEHDRFRDVTIPTLLLVGEESSPGANDTTKTLDETLPDSRIVRIDGADHFGLISKPDRCVEEILAFRHNRK, encoded by the coding sequence GTGGAAACAGTCACTTCAGCGGATGGCACGTTGATCGCGTTCGAACGAACCGGGAGTGGGCCGCCAGTCGTGCTCGTCCATGGAATGGGTTTCGATCACACTTTCTGGGATCTCTCCAGCGTCCGTTCTGCGCTTGCGGCACACTACACGGTCTATGCCATTGACCGGCGTGGGCGTGGCGGGAGCGGCGACACTGATGAATACGACCTAGAATGCGAGCTCGAAGACGTGGCTGCCGTCGTCGAGTCGATCGACGAACCGGTGACGCTTCTCGGCCACTCTTTTGGCGCTGTCGTTGCCCTGAATGCCGCTGATCGGATCGATACTCTCCAGGGCCTCGTCCTATACGAACCGGGGATCTCGTTCGAAGAGGGTTTCCCAGTTATGGAACAACTGCTCGGAACGATCCGGCCCCTGATAACCGACGGTGAGAAGGAACAAGCACTTCTCACCCTTCTCAACACCGTGAGAATGCCCGAACCATCCGTTAAGGAGCTTCGATCAGGCGCGAACTGGCAGGAGCTCGTGGACGCAGCGGATACACTCCCTCGTGAGTTCGAACAGCTCATTGAATACGAGTTCGAACATGACCGGTTCAGAGACGTGACAATACCGACCTTGTTACTCGTTGGCGAGGAGAGTTCCCCGGGTGCCAACGATACGACGAAGACTTTAGACGAGACGCTCCCGGACAGTCGGATTGTACGGATCGACGGAGCAGATCACTTCGGATTGATATCGAAGCCCGATCGCTGCGTCGAGGAGATACTCGCTTTTCGGCATAACCGTAAATAA
- a CDS encoding DUF3267 domain-containing protein: MVTATQSEQETLLADLELTRGLTIQMMCLGTLGLFVAAALLSGLYQTVTGQAATFQFAPAGVEWWTSALDVLVILVLGTVILIPHEWLHGLAIRYYGGEPKYGVGVAHFILPYAYATTDHEFTRNQFIVLLLTPLVVMTAVGVPVMLIFEWGWLIVPLSANAGGAIADLWMTLTLLGVPADARLQDHRTGVRIYGRASDRPRRISVTALVWDALSGAAVTTVAVFVLLAIGGPLILDVLGVESLTVGTEGTLTYLFSFVSTPTEISLAVGPGVLSIGAVLGLIYAFIRSYRRAREPINEATTDTANKH; encoded by the coding sequence ATGGTCACAGCTACTCAATCCGAACAAGAGACGCTGCTCGCAGATCTTGAACTGACGCGAGGGCTTACCATCCAGATGATGTGCCTCGGCACGCTCGGATTGTTCGTCGCGGCAGCTCTTCTCAGTGGACTCTATCAGACTGTTACCGGTCAGGCGGCGACCTTTCAGTTCGCACCCGCCGGGGTCGAATGGTGGACGAGTGCACTGGATGTGCTCGTCATTTTGGTTCTCGGTACTGTCATTCTCATTCCTCACGAGTGGCTGCACGGGCTTGCCATCCGCTACTACGGCGGTGAGCCGAAGTACGGCGTCGGGGTTGCCCACTTCATCCTGCCGTACGCCTACGCGACGACCGATCACGAGTTCACCCGTAACCAGTTCATCGTCTTACTCCTGACACCGCTGGTCGTGATGACCGCCGTCGGGGTGCCGGTAATGCTCATCTTCGAGTGGGGCTGGCTCATCGTGCCGCTATCGGCGAATGCCGGCGGGGCAATCGCTGACCTCTGGATGACGCTGACGCTGCTCGGTGTGCCCGCCGACGCCAGACTCCAAGATCATCGAACCGGCGTCCGGATCTACGGACGGGCGAGCGATCGGCCACGCCGAATTTCTGTGACTGCCCTCGTGTGGGACGCCCTCTCGGGCGCGGCAGTCACTACCGTCGCGGTGTTCGTCCTCCTTGCAATTGGTGGGCCACTTATCCTGGATGTTCTCGGTGTCGAGTCGCTGACGGTCGGAACCGAGGGGACGCTCACGTACCTCTTCTCGTTCGTCTCAACGCCGACCGAAATCTCTCTTGCCGTCGGTCCAGGCGTCCTGAGTATCGGAGCAGTACTCGGACTGATCTATGCGTTCATCCGGAGTTATCGACGAGCGAGAGAGCCCATTAATGAGGCGACCACGGACACGGCAAACAAGCACTGA
- a CDS encoding alpha/beta fold hydrolase, translating to MSAPTDSSEDVGFVLVHGAGFDVWIWEELVSRMQAPTLSARFPAREADQSARDDLRLADYSEAVTEQVEEWDTSRVILVAHSIGGAVCMEVASRLVNRLTGFVGLSAGIPEPGQSFLSCFPFHQRVVQQAILRFAGTRPPERIIRGSLCAELTDEQADRVVTEFVPESRYLYTDPVDGIIPDVERQYIQTGTDESITPDQQAKMAVTLETDDVVTLNTGHLPMLSRPDELASVLEEFRTRIE from the coding sequence ATGAGTGCACCTACTGACTCTTCGGAGGACGTCGGATTCGTACTGGTTCACGGAGCAGGATTCGACGTGTGGATCTGGGAGGAATTGGTTTCGCGCATGCAGGCTCCGACATTGTCAGCCAGGTTTCCTGCCCGGGAGGCCGACCAATCGGCGCGAGACGACCTTCGCTTGGCGGATTACTCGGAAGCAGTCACCGAGCAAGTCGAGGAGTGGGATACGTCTCGTGTGATTCTCGTCGCCCACTCGATTGGTGGCGCAGTCTGCATGGAGGTTGCCTCTCGGCTCGTAAACCGTCTCACGGGCTTCGTCGGTCTGAGTGCGGGGATTCCGGAACCCGGACAGTCGTTTCTGTCGTGTTTCCCCTTCCACCAGCGCGTCGTCCAACAAGCCATACTACGGTTCGCCGGAACTCGGCCGCCGGAGCGAATTATCCGTGGATCGCTCTGTGCGGAATTGACTGACGAACAAGCAGACCGTGTCGTTACTGAGTTCGTTCCTGAATCGCGCTATCTCTACACCGATCCGGTGGACGGCATCATCCCTGACGTAGAGAGGCAATATATCCAGACAGGTACGGACGAGTCGATAACGCCGGACCAGCAGGCGAAGATGGCTGTTACTCTCGAAACCGACGACGTCGTCACCCTCAACACCGGGCATCTCCCGATGCTGAGCCGCCCCGACGAGTTGGCCTCAGTCCTTGAGGAGTTCAGAACCCGGATTGAATGA
- a CDS encoding tyrosine-type recombinase/integrase: MTSTRSLRRWATSAAEIVREETGDDGWSYLAFHDLRRTWATALASADVDPLLVCDWGGWNDLNTFLEHYRGSHAPEAQRREREKVNWL; the protein is encoded by the coding sequence GTGACGAGCACGCGGAGTCTCCGGCGGTGGGCGACGTCGGCGGCTGAGATCGTGCGAGAGGAGACAGGCGACGACGGCTGGTCGTACCTCGCGTTTCACGACCTCCGGCGGACGTGGGCAACGGCGCTTGCGTCGGCTGACGTTGACCCGCTACTGGTCTGTGACTGGGGTGGGTGGAACGACCTCAATACGTTCCTTGAGCACTATCGCGGGTCGCACGCGCCGGAGGCTCAGAGGAGGGAACGGGAGAAAGTCAACTGGCTCTGA
- a CDS encoding DUF4157 domain-containing protein: protein MPRFGLLMRRSRAGDKETKADGDGRRRTEARRQDQKPRWRVGTRERPGPVPGDRDRPLLRLQRSHGNQAVQRLVAEWSEPKTRSEMRVGQPDDKYEQEADRVTEQVMRMPDGTAVQPVRVTQPGPRQITPSPDSLLTRKDGYRKVAANPELQRDAAEPPSGTVPPEVHKVLRTPGRPLEPVTRGFMEQRFGHDFSRVRVHTDAPAERSARAVNARAYTVGNDVIFDEGRFAPRTQEGRRLIAHELAHVVQQSNVGGIRPGSDEREHGLSSVLPYSGQSTGRKRLQGHEQPHVAHRINSVIQRQRDRPSVKITNVLTSVDERQAEEKAREIAERIRAGKSGSEDDWQLVNRYLEFFEGKALTSFVLTLQDSLGEKLDTERETTYYPEVQEATSEMRTIVPTSSPKIVRGGLEVVFQLSIFKQTSDSISIVSYTEGSGSFKGGIGLSAKKVFNFSVGGEWKAGTRKSKANERKSGSASGVATRRTFTVQKLERDVLLAKYLKRYHGVNPPKPWGLNEGQLATKTEYISKGNQSETQIGYRILPKSGGEPWGPFWNVFRGYQQVEGTALDQVWEIIATEQRKAAEMLAYGFNRGE, encoded by the coding sequence ATGCCGCGTTTCGGTTTGCTGATGCGCCGGAGCCGAGCGGGCGACAAGGAGACGAAGGCGGACGGTGACGGAAGAAGGCGTACCGAGGCGAGGCGGCAAGATCAGAAACCGAGGTGGCGAGTGGGGACACGCGAACGCCCGGGCCCGGTTCCGGGGGACCGAGACCGTCCGCTGTTGCGATTACAGCGGAGCCACGGTAACCAAGCGGTGCAACGGCTGGTGGCCGAATGGAGCGAACCGAAAACCCGGTCGGAGATGAGAGTCGGACAGCCAGACGACAAGTACGAGCAAGAGGCCGATCGGGTAACAGAGCAGGTCATGCGGATGCCGGATGGAACCGCCGTCCAGCCCGTGCGCGTTACGCAGCCCGGCCCACGCCAGATCACTCCATCGCCGGACTCTCTTTTGACACGGAAAGACGGGTATAGAAAGGTAGCCGCTAATCCCGAGCTACAGCGTGACGCCGCTGAGCCACCCTCCGGCACCGTCCCGCCAGAGGTACACAAGGTCCTGCGCACGCCCGGCCGACCACTCGAGCCGGTCACACGTGGTTTCATGGAACAACGCTTCGGCCACGACTTTTCTCGAGTGCGAGTACACACTGACGCACCCGCCGAGCGATCAGCGCGGGCGGTGAACGCCCGGGCGTACACGGTAGGGAACGACGTGATTTTCGATGAGGGTCGGTTTGCACCGAGGACACAGGAGGGACGGCGGTTAATTGCGCACGAGCTGGCGCATGTCGTACAGCAGTCCAACGTGGGCGGGATTCGTCCGGGCTCGGACGAGAGAGAGCATGGATTGTCATCCGTCTTACCGTACAGCGGGCAGTCCACTGGGAGAAAGCGGCTTCAGGGTCATGAGCAGCCCCACGTCGCGCATCGGATCAATAGCGTAATTCAACGACAACGAGACAGACCAAGTGTCAAAATAACTAATGTTCTCACGAGTGTTGATGAGAGGCAGGCTGAAGAGAAGGCGCGGGAGATCGCAGAACGTATCAGAGCTGGAAAGAGCGGGTCGGAGGACGACTGGCAACTAGTAAACCGCTACCTAGAATTCTTCGAGGGCAAGGCTTTGACATCGTTTGTTCTGACACTCCAGGATAGCCTTGGAGAGAAGTTGGATACTGAGCGAGAAACGACATACTATCCCGAAGTCCAAGAAGCGACGTCTGAAATGAGAACCATCGTCCCCACTTCGTCACCTAAAATCGTCCGTGGGGGATTGGAGGTCGTGTTCCAGCTCTCCATCTTCAAGCAAACCAGTGACAGCATCAGTATTGTATCATACACTGAGGGGAGTGGGAGTTTCAAAGGAGGGATTGGACTTTCGGCCAAAAAAGTGTTCAACTTCTCCGTGGGTGGAGAATGGAAAGCGGGGACAAGAAAATCGAAAGCGAACGAAAGGAAGAGCGGCAGTGCGAGTGGCGTAGCGACCAGACGGACGTTCACTGTTCAAAAGCTAGAGCGTGACGTCCTTCTCGCCAAGTATCTCAAGCGATATCACGGGGTAAATCCCCCAAAACCATGGGGGCTGAACGAAGGACAACTCGCTACAAAGACCGAATACATTAGTAAAGGGAATCAGTCCGAGACTCAAATAGGCTACAGGATCCTTCCAAAGTCGGGTGGTGAGCCGTGGGGGCCGTTTTGGAACGTCTTCAGAGGGTATCAGCAGGTCGAAGGAACGGCGCTTGACCAAGTGTGGGAAATCATCGCAACTGAACAGCGGAAGGCCGCTGAAATGTTGGCGTATGGCTTCAACAGAGGCGAGTGA
- a CDS encoding DUF7539 family protein, with translation MAEFPDERQLVLRARSQLDQWTKSARMEAYTELFEGDDPLLSTKEVQLLDALDSELEREGGDGVWGTDQYGIHTAGTLSSDTPLGVVCVYHPQITKDSVLRGADDLDDEAEERLNAALWRYSERVATLIEEALDEFIRQTQS, from the coding sequence ATGGCCGAGTTTCCAGACGAACGACAGCTCGTACTACGGGCGCGTTCCCAGTTGGACCAGTGGACGAAAAGTGCCCGGATGGAGGCGTACACTGAACTGTTCGAAGGTGACGATCCTCTCCTCTCCACCAAAGAGGTACAGTTGCTCGATGCACTCGACTCCGAACTGGAGCGAGAGGGCGGCGATGGTGTCTGGGGAACCGATCAGTACGGAATCCACACGGCGGGGACCTTGAGTTCGGATACCCCACTCGGCGTCGTTTGTGTGTACCACCCGCAGATCACCAAAGACTCCGTCCTTCGTGGGGCAGACGACCTCGACGACGAGGCCGAAGAGCGACTCAACGCAGCACTCTGGCGATATAGTGAACGGGTTGCGACGCTCATCGAAGAAGCACTCGACGAATTCATCCGTCAAACACAGAGCTGA
- a CDS encoding DUF6326 family protein: MDINNMSESRTEVNETNVLEDIEINVKLKLAGLWTSFMFLYVYVDIFGFYKPGTIEDILIGKVFTFDITPTWALVALVFVSIPGLMIFLSLSLPAKVNRWTNIVVAILYIPFTLFNIVGESWPHMYFGVIVEVVLLALVLRYAWKWPRTTGSSSDSETGSTTAHT; the protein is encoded by the coding sequence ATGGATATAAATAATATGAGTGAATCACGTACCGAAGTAAACGAGACAAACGTGTTGGAAGACATCGAGATAAATGTAAAACTGAAGCTCGCGGGGTTGTGGACATCATTTATGTTTTTATATGTATATGTAGACATTTTTGGGTTTTACAAGCCAGGGACTATTGAGGATATACTAATTGGAAAAGTATTCACGTTCGACATTACGCCAACATGGGCGCTGGTTGCACTAGTATTTGTGTCAATTCCGGGTTTGATGATTTTCCTGTCACTGTCATTGCCGGCAAAAGTGAATCGCTGGACGAATATCGTCGTGGCAATACTCTATATTCCTTTTACTTTATTCAATATAGTGGGTGAATCTTGGCCACATATGTATTTTGGTGTTATTGTAGAAGTCGTTCTTCTTGCACTAGTTCTCAGGTATGCCTGGAAATGGCCTCGGACTACAGGGAGTAGTTCAGATTCTGAGACTGGCTCAACCACTGCACATACATAG